A genomic region of Elusimicrobiota bacterium contains the following coding sequences:
- a CDS encoding RtcB family protein, translating to MTRFRKLDDFRWELPRTGAMRVPGLVYATERMLPKFEAEKVAEQVANVATLPGIVRYSMAMPDAHWGYGMPVGGVAATSAADGVISPGAVGYDISCGVRLLRTDLRAVEVKAVIPKLMDALFRAVPSGVGSEGPLRLGKEELRKVFAKGARWAVEKGYGERSDLENVEDGGALAEADPERPSPRAVERGQNQLGTLGSGNHFLELQEVTDVYEPGTAAVFGLFPGQLTVLIHTGSRGCGYQICDDSLRSMQSAVRKYNISLPDRQLCCAPFASPEGRAYFGAMCAGANFARANRQAITHLTRQALLRTVGRDLGLRVVYDVAHNLCKVEEHEVAGKLTRLCVHRKGATRAFPAGRPEVPEAYRAVGQPVLVPGSMGTASYVLVGTETAMKETWGTTAHGAGRMMSRTQALKQIQGRELMSQLKGLGIEVRTDSLRGLAEEAPFAYKDVSEVVEACHGAGISRKVARMRPLGVVKG from the coding sequence ATGACCAGGTTCCGAAAGCTGGACGACTTCCGCTGGGAACTGCCGCGCACGGGGGCCATGCGCGTGCCCGGCCTGGTCTACGCCACGGAGAGGATGCTCCCCAAGTTCGAAGCGGAGAAGGTCGCGGAGCAGGTGGCCAACGTGGCGACCTTGCCGGGGATCGTGCGCTATTCCATGGCCATGCCCGACGCGCACTGGGGCTACGGCATGCCGGTCGGAGGCGTGGCCGCGACCTCGGCTGCCGATGGCGTCATCAGCCCCGGGGCCGTGGGCTACGACATCTCCTGCGGGGTGCGCCTGCTGCGCACGGACCTTAGGGCCGTGGAGGTCAAGGCGGTCATCCCCAAGCTCATGGACGCGCTGTTCCGGGCCGTGCCTTCCGGGGTGGGCTCTGAGGGTCCTCTGCGCCTGGGGAAAGAAGAGCTGCGCAAGGTCTTCGCCAAGGGCGCGCGCTGGGCGGTCGAGAAAGGGTACGGCGAGCGCTCGGACTTGGAGAACGTGGAGGACGGCGGGGCCTTGGCCGAGGCTGACCCGGAGCGGCCCAGCCCGCGCGCGGTCGAGCGCGGCCAGAACCAGCTGGGGACCTTGGGCAGCGGGAACCATTTCCTGGAGCTGCAGGAGGTCACGGATGTCTATGAGCCGGGCACGGCCGCGGTGTTCGGGCTGTTCCCGGGCCAACTGACGGTGCTCATCCACACGGGCTCGCGCGGCTGCGGCTACCAGATCTGCGACGACTCCTTGCGCTCCATGCAGTCCGCGGTGCGCAAGTACAACATATCCTTGCCCGACCGCCAGCTCTGCTGCGCGCCTTTCGCTTCGCCGGAGGGGCGGGCCTACTTCGGAGCCATGTGCGCGGGCGCGAACTTCGCGCGGGCCAACCGGCAGGCCATCACGCATCTGACGCGGCAGGCTCTGCTGCGGACTGTGGGCCGGGACCTGGGGCTGCGCGTGGTCTACGATGTGGCCCATAACCTCTGCAAGGTGGAGGAGCACGAGGTCGCAGGGAAGCTGACCCGGCTCTGCGTGCACCGCAAGGGCGCGACGCGGGCTTTCCCGGCGGGCCGGCCCGAGGTGCCGGAGGCTTACCGCGCCGTGGGCCAGCCGGTCCTGGTGCCGGGCTCCATGGGCACGGCCTCCTATGTCCTGGTGGGCACGGAGACGGCCATGAAGGAGACCTGGGGGACCACCGCGCACGGCGCGGGCCGGATGATGAGCCGGACCCAGGCCCTGAAGCAGATCCAGGGGCGGGAGCTGATGAGCCAGCTCAAGGGTCTGGGCATCGAGGTGCGCACGGATTCTCTGCGGGGCCTGGCCGAGGAGGCGCCTTTCGCCTATAAGGATGTCTCCGAGGTGGTGGAGGCCTGCCACGGGGCCGGGATCTCGCGCAAAGTGGCGCGGATGCGGCCTCTGGGAGTGGTGAAGGGTTGA
- a CDS encoding archease encodes MRAGFRILPHTSEMGLEVTAPDWASFYRCAAEGLLAIYGLRPGKHGTAEVDRSFAAETPEDIVVSWLTELIFLIGTEKLVPAKIEVLKAGPQDLRVVIKGNRGNDISLAREIKAVTYHGLEVESGRSGMKARIILDL; translated from the coding sequence TTGAGAGCGGGCTTCCGCATCCTGCCGCACACCTCCGAAATGGGGCTGGAGGTGACGGCTCCGGACTGGGCGTCTTTCTACCGCTGCGCGGCAGAGGGGCTCTTGGCGATCTACGGGCTGCGGCCGGGCAAGCACGGGACGGCGGAAGTCGATCGCTCCTTCGCGGCGGAGACTCCGGAAGACATTGTCGTCTCTTGGCTCACGGAGCTGATCTTCCTCATCGGGACCGAGAAGCTGGTCCCTGCCAAGATCGAGGTTCTCAAGGCCGGCCCGCAGGACCTGCGCGTGGTGATCAAAGGCAACCGGGGCAACGACATCTCACTGGCACGCGAGATCAAGGCTGTCACTTATCACGGTCTCGAGGTGGAGAGCGGCCGGTCCGGGATGAAGGCGCGCATCATCCTTGACTTATAA
- a CDS encoding flavodoxin family protein, with translation MKVLALNSSPRMEKGNTALLLGPFLDGVRGAGAQVDLVYVRKLGIKPCTGCFSCWNKTPGRCPQKDDMEQLYTKLMGADVWVLATPLYECGMTGTLKVLLDRTVACHGPGCADEKPEKLVLVSSCGDWALERFDALVFYMRDLCKNIRKEKGCEFAGALLRPHAAAMKFMMDAKMPVADIFTSARQAGLQLVKNGRMEPETLANVARPLCTKQEFAEASGGK, from the coding sequence ATGAAGGTCCTCGCCCTCAATTCAAGCCCCAGGATGGAGAAAGGGAACACGGCCCTTCTGTTGGGCCCTTTCCTCGACGGCGTCCGCGGAGCGGGAGCCCAGGTCGACTTGGTCTATGTCCGCAAGCTGGGCATCAAGCCCTGCACGGGATGCTTCAGCTGCTGGAACAAGACCCCGGGCCGTTGCCCCCAGAAAGACGACATGGAGCAGCTCTATACGAAGCTGATGGGCGCCGACGTCTGGGTGCTCGCCACCCCGCTTTATGAATGCGGCATGACCGGCACCTTGAAAGTCCTGCTCGACCGGACCGTGGCCTGCCACGGTCCGGGCTGTGCGGACGAGAAGCCGGAGAAGCTCGTGCTGGTCTCTAGTTGCGGTGATTGGGCGCTCGAACGGTTTGATGCGCTCGTCTTCTACATGAGGGATCTGTGCAAGAACATCCGGAAAGAGAAAGGCTGCGAGTTTGCAGGAGCCTTGCTCAGACCCCATGCCGCGGCGATGAAGTTCATGATGGATGCAAAGATGCCTGTGGCAGACATCTTCACTTCCGCCCGTCAGGCTGGCCTCCAGCTGGTGAAGAACGGGCGGATGGAGCCGGAGACGCTTGCGAATGTCGCCCGCCCGTTATGCACCAAGCAGGAGTTCGCAGAAGCGAGCGGCGGGAAGTGA
- a CDS encoding Rrf2 family transcriptional regulator, translating into MVGVLNLSEGSTIALHAALHLGKGQGAPVTTHSAAEVMKVSEAHLSKILQRLHKAGIVKALRGPKGGYVLNRPLTQIRLLDIFEAIDGPMKFNSGSITAPNCETDGCMLGSLLNEVNKLVVQRFELCLSEL; encoded by the coding sequence ATGGTCGGAGTTCTGAACTTGTCGGAAGGCTCCACGATAGCGCTGCACGCGGCCCTGCATCTCGGGAAGGGGCAGGGCGCCCCAGTCACGACTCACAGCGCTGCCGAGGTGATGAAAGTCTCCGAGGCGCACCTGTCCAAAATACTGCAGAGACTGCACAAGGCGGGCATCGTGAAGGCCTTGCGTGGACCGAAGGGAGGCTACGTGCTGAACCGGCCGCTGACTCAGATCCGCCTGCTCGACATCTTCGAAGCCATCGACGGTCCCATGAAATTCAACTCCGGCTCGATCACCGCGCCGAACTGCGAAACGGACGGATGCATGCTGGGAAGCTTGCTCAACGAGGTCAACAAGCTCGTGGTTCAACGCTTCGAGCTGTGCCTCTCCGAGTTGTGA
- a CDS encoding M23 family metallopeptidase: MKEFWTRRITLVAIPTAADLPSWRACLSLRLIVLAAAGWAGLTLLVLILGAQLADYGMLKADNTSLRARLASLAAEMARSRAELDAGRAADQQVRALLRLPPHSEAARPAAATVSSGSGGPGPADRALLQQLLREPARVTADPLRGDLADLRRLSRERVASYKEIAAHLAWRSRLLQATPRGWPIPGRITSKFGYRFSPMSPEDEVESREFHPGLDIADALGTPIRATADGTVVRARWSGGYGRLVMLRHDLGYATLYGHASRFFVREGERVQRGQVIAATGSTGRSTGSHVHYEVWWNGKAINPAKFLKD; this comes from the coding sequence ATGAAAGAGTTCTGGACCCGGCGCATCACTTTGGTGGCGATCCCGACGGCCGCGGACCTCCCCTCCTGGCGCGCCTGCCTGAGCTTGCGTCTCATCGTCCTGGCCGCGGCCGGCTGGGCCGGCCTCACCTTGCTGGTTCTCATCCTGGGCGCGCAGCTGGCCGACTACGGGATGCTCAAGGCCGACAATACTTCGCTGCGCGCGCGGCTGGCGAGCCTGGCCGCGGAGATGGCGCGTTCTCGCGCCGAGCTCGACGCGGGCCGCGCCGCCGACCAGCAGGTGCGGGCCCTGCTGCGTCTGCCGCCGCACTCGGAAGCGGCGCGCCCGGCCGCGGCGACAGTCTCGTCCGGCTCAGGGGGCCCCGGCCCGGCCGACCGGGCCCTGCTGCAACAGCTCCTGAGGGAGCCTGCCCGCGTGACAGCGGACCCACTGCGCGGCGATCTCGCCGATCTGCGCCGGCTCAGCCGCGAGCGCGTGGCCAGCTACAAGGAGATCGCGGCCCATCTGGCGTGGCGGAGCAGGCTCCTGCAGGCTACGCCCCGCGGCTGGCCCATCCCCGGCCGCATCACCTCGAAGTTCGGCTACCGTTTCTCACCCATGAGCCCGGAGGACGAGGTCGAGAGCCGGGAATTCCACCCCGGTCTCGACATCGCCGATGCCCTGGGCACTCCCATCCGGGCGACCGCCGACGGGACGGTGGTGCGGGCACGCTGGAGCGGCGGCTATGGGCGGCTGGTCATGCTCCGGCACGACCTCGGCTACGCCACGCTCTACGGGCATGCATCGCGGTTCTTCGTGAGGGAAGGAGAGCGGGTCCAGCGGGGTCAGGTCATCGCGGCCACGGGCAGCACGGGCCGGTCCACAGGCAGCCACGTGCACTACGAGGTCTGGTGGAACGGCAAGGCCATCAACCCGGCCAAGTTCCTGAAGGATTGA
- the ispD gene encoding 2-C-methyl-D-erythritol 4-phosphate cytidylyltransferase, giving the protein MKVEAIIVAGGSGSRMGKPKQFLPLAGRTVVEWSLQAFLSLPEVERVILVTAAENIREHGPRLAGPRVKLVESGPTRMNSVRNGFQSVSEDAEVVAVHDGARSLVTPEIIRAVVEEATDSGAAVPAVQVKDTLKKVTNKQMWISDTPARSAYWAAQTPQCYRREVLEEALNRFPDARTATDESQLVEKCGQKVRVVPSSYENFKITTPEDLVMAEALLEQRQGGRRRIAVGFGFDIHRLVEGRDLWLAGVKLAGKKGLLGHSDADAVLHAAADAVLGSFAGGEIGALFPPDEPKWKDMASKDIVAEVIKRLKDAGGSISNLDVTIVAEEPKMKPHYKAFRASVAEVFGVPVERVSVKAKSHEGLGEIGRGEAIACHAVASVLLP; this is encoded by the coding sequence GTGAAAGTCGAGGCGATCATCGTCGCGGGCGGCTCGGGCTCCCGCATGGGCAAGCCCAAGCAGTTCCTGCCTCTGGCCGGGAGGACCGTGGTGGAGTGGTCTCTGCAGGCTTTCCTTTCCCTGCCGGAGGTCGAGCGGGTCATCCTGGTGACGGCCGCGGAGAACATCCGGGAGCACGGTCCTCGCCTGGCGGGCCCGCGCGTCAAGCTCGTGGAGAGCGGGCCGACGCGCATGAACTCGGTGCGCAACGGCTTCCAGTCGGTGTCCGAGGACGCGGAGGTCGTGGCCGTGCACGACGGCGCCCGTTCGCTGGTGACCCCGGAGATCATCCGAGCCGTGGTGGAGGAGGCGACCGATTCGGGCGCGGCCGTGCCCGCGGTGCAGGTCAAGGACACGTTGAAGAAGGTGACCAACAAGCAGATGTGGATCTCGGACACCCCGGCGCGCAGCGCCTACTGGGCCGCGCAGACCCCGCAGTGCTACCGTCGCGAGGTGCTGGAAGAGGCCTTGAACCGCTTTCCGGACGCCCGGACCGCCACCGATGAGAGCCAGCTGGTGGAGAAGTGCGGCCAGAAGGTGCGGGTCGTGCCCTCCAGCTACGAGAATTTCAAGATCACCACGCCGGAGGACCTGGTCATGGCAGAAGCATTATTGGAGCAGAGGCAGGGCGGCCGGCGGCGCATCGCCGTGGGCTTCGGCTTCGACATCCACCGGCTCGTGGAGGGCCGGGACCTGTGGCTGGCCGGGGTCAAGCTCGCGGGCAAGAAGGGGCTTTTGGGCCATTCGGACGCGGACGCGGTCCTGCACGCGGCCGCCGACGCCGTGTTGGGCAGCTTCGCGGGGGGTGAGATCGGCGCGCTGTTCCCGCCTGATGAGCCCAAATGGAAGGACATGGCCAGCAAGGACATCGTGGCCGAGGTCATCAAGCGCCTCAAGGATGCCGGCGGCAGCATCTCCAACCTCGATGTGACGATCGTGGCCGAGGAGCCCAAGATGAAGCCGCACTACAAGGCCTTCCGCGCCTCCGTGGCCGAGGTCTTCGGCGTTCCTGTCGAGCGGGTCAGCGTCAAGGCGAAGAGCCACGAGGGATTGGGCGAGATCGGCAGGGGCGAGGCCATCGCCTGCCACGCCGTGGCCTCGGTCCTGCTGCCCTGA
- a CDS encoding TRAM domain-containing protein produces MGIWIFRILVILSCPALVYFQISPTPKGLTVGTVVGLAIVISEFLIAEISLVTVISGILGAACGIIVAKIVDYTVFQMGNENLYHIWGNYSALRYFALGALGMIIAIRKMPELDDLDKDLRKLGKRRGADMKVLDTSAIIDGRVVDVCETRFLSGSLIVPRFVLAEMHHLADSPDALKRARGRRGLDILARLQENPEVPVRILDKDVPEIADVDGKVVRLAKDMGAKVVTTDFNLNKIATLEGVVCLNVNDLGTALKPVVLPGESMPLFVMKEGKERDQGIGYLDDGTMVVVEDGRRFIGKRVDVAVSSILQNPAGRMVFGKAKGEK; encoded by the coding sequence ATGGGCATCTGGATATTCCGCATCCTCGTGATCCTCAGCTGTCCGGCCCTGGTGTACTTTCAGATCTCTCCTACCCCCAAGGGCCTCACCGTCGGGACGGTGGTAGGGCTGGCCATTGTGATCTCGGAGTTCCTCATCGCGGAGATCAGCCTGGTGACCGTCATTTCCGGCATCCTGGGCGCTGCCTGCGGCATCATCGTGGCCAAGATCGTGGACTACACGGTGTTCCAGATGGGCAACGAGAACCTCTACCACATCTGGGGCAACTATTCGGCCTTGCGCTACTTCGCCCTGGGGGCTTTGGGCATGATCATCGCCATCCGCAAGATGCCCGAGCTCGACGACCTGGATAAGGACCTGCGCAAGCTCGGCAAACGCCGGGGCGCGGACATGAAGGTGCTCGACACCAGCGCCATCATCGACGGCCGCGTGGTGGATGTCTGCGAGACGCGCTTCCTGTCGGGCTCCCTGATCGTGCCCCGCTTCGTCCTGGCCGAGATGCACCACCTGGCCGACTCGCCAGACGCCTTGAAGCGCGCCCGCGGCCGCCGCGGCCTCGACATCCTGGCCCGTCTGCAGGAGAACCCCGAGGTCCCGGTGCGCATACTCGACAAGGACGTCCCGGAGATCGCGGACGTGGACGGCAAGGTCGTGCGCCTGGCCAAGGACATGGGCGCCAAGGTCGTGACCACGGACTTCAACCTCAACAAGATCGCCACGCTGGAAGGGGTGGTCTGCCTCAACGTCAACGACTTGGGCACGGCCCTCAAGCCCGTGGTGCTGCCGGGAGAGTCCATGCCCCTTTTCGTCATGAAGGAAGGCAAGGAACGCGACCAGGGCATCGGCTATCTCGACGACGGGACCATGGTGGTGGTGGAGGACGGCCGCCGCTTCATCGGCAAGCGCGTCGACGTCGCGGTGTCCTCGATCCTGCAGAACCCCGCGGGCCGCATGGTCTTCGGCAAGGCCAAGGGCGAGAAGTAA
- the radA gene encoding DNA repair protein RadA, whose product MARLKTLYRCQECGYSAPKPMGQCPDCAAWNTMIEEVVEARPTALAGAAQRRLTEFSSEVVALKDAPSDLEARTGTGIGEFDRLLGGGVVPGQVTLLAGPPGIGKSTLMLQAAGRFAAARPQEPILYVSGEESLRQVSARAKRLAVRSDSIHLLAETDLGKILAVVAKVKPWLIVLDSVQTVFHPELTSSPGTVAQVRECAAELLRAAKSTDAVVFLLGHVTKEGSLAGPKVLEHIVDTVLYFDTERHDLLRVLRAQKNRFGPTDELGLFEMGEKGLSEVGDASRFFLADRDGRPLPGRVASVTLEGSRPMLVEVQALVVHTKYPLPRRMATGLDLNRVLVLLAAMEKHLRLRLEDRDVFVSLAGGLRIKDPAVDLAACLAVVSSSREVPIPTDWVMLGEVGLLGDVGRVPYLEARLKEAAKAGFKRALVPARGLQELCRKPGIELVGVADLQAAAEVLSGSHKPSKS is encoded by the coding sequence ATGGCCCGCCTCAAGACCCTCTATCGCTGCCAAGAGTGCGGCTACTCCGCGCCCAAGCCCATGGGCCAGTGCCCTGACTGCGCGGCCTGGAACACCATGATCGAGGAGGTCGTGGAGGCCCGGCCGACCGCTCTCGCGGGTGCCGCGCAGCGGCGCCTGACCGAGTTCTCATCGGAGGTCGTGGCTCTCAAAGACGCCCCCTCCGACCTGGAGGCGCGCACCGGGACCGGCATCGGGGAGTTCGACCGGCTCCTGGGCGGCGGCGTGGTCCCTGGGCAGGTTACGCTGTTGGCGGGTCCTCCCGGGATCGGCAAGTCCACTTTGATGCTGCAGGCCGCGGGCCGTTTCGCCGCGGCCCGGCCCCAAGAGCCCATCCTCTACGTCTCCGGCGAGGAATCCCTGCGCCAGGTCTCGGCCCGGGCCAAGCGCCTGGCCGTGCGGAGCGACTCCATCCACCTGCTGGCCGAGACCGACCTGGGCAAGATCCTCGCTGTGGTGGCCAAGGTCAAGCCCTGGCTCATCGTGCTCGACTCCGTGCAGACCGTCTTCCACCCGGAGCTCACCTCCAGCCCGGGCACCGTGGCCCAGGTGCGCGAATGCGCGGCCGAACTGCTGCGCGCGGCCAAGTCCACGGATGCGGTGGTCTTCCTCCTCGGGCACGTCACCAAGGAGGGTTCGCTGGCCGGCCCCAAGGTCCTGGAGCACATCGTGGACACCGTCCTCTATTTCGACACCGAGCGCCACGACCTCTTGCGCGTGCTGCGGGCCCAGAAGAACCGCTTCGGCCCCACCGACGAGCTCGGGCTCTTCGAGATGGGAGAGAAGGGCCTCTCCGAGGTGGGAGACGCCTCCCGCTTCTTCCTGGCGGACCGCGACGGCCGGCCTTTGCCGGGACGCGTCGCCTCCGTCACCCTGGAGGGCTCGCGGCCCATGCTCGTGGAGGTGCAGGCCTTGGTCGTGCATACGAAATACCCTTTGCCCCGCCGCATGGCCACGGGCCTGGACTTGAACCGAGTCCTGGTGCTGCTGGCGGCCATGGAGAAGCATCTGCGCCTGCGGCTCGAGGACCGCGACGTGTTCGTGAGCCTGGCCGGCGGGCTGCGCATCAAGGACCCGGCCGTGGACCTGGCCGCGTGCCTGGCCGTGGTCAGCTCCTCCCGCGAGGTCCCTATCCCGACGGATTGGGTGATGCTGGGCGAGGTCGGGCTCTTGGGAGACGTGGGGCGCGTGCCGTACCTGGAGGCGCGCCTGAAGGAGGCGGCCAAGGCCGGCTTCAAGCGGGCTTTGGTCCCGGCGCGCGGCCTCCAGGAACTCTGCCGCAAGCCGGGTATCGAACTCGTGGGCGTGGCGGACCTGCAAGCGGCCGCCGAAGTGCTGTCGGGCAGTCATAAGCCGTCTAAATCCTAG
- a CDS encoding MlaD family protein has protein sequence MSLEAKVGAFVLGGLILLGTAIFLLGDFSMEPRYSISVTFHDVGNLSKDAPVKLSGVEVGKVKGLVLEHGLAKAVCQIRKGVDIYKGAHFTVASTGIIGSKYLAVEQGNLSQGLIEAGATLQGDDPVMLEKAMTKALGSLETMLGELTAKGPRGSLTENLRETVANVRELTANLNDLIETTKPGLEKAIDRTDAITAKLDDLLAKSNTMMASLSTDKGAIGALLHDPQVKEDVKITITSVKDAASTAKDVFGRITQFHTWWNLDWRYDALIRTSHADVGLKISPRPGRYYYIGGANLANVNDSTRRGIDYAPPNRVDGLLGFEGQVLGKGPYVDVAVGAIRSSGGARLTVTPFYRKPVGNEDPFGNRFSVMAQGYEFGRNRQYKGHQFSHPEFDFGLLARLTKWLGIGARVEDVQEVPRFHTWANVMWEDQDVAYLFGLATFGAATTKGRSKSK, from the coding sequence ATGAGCCTGGAAGCCAAGGTCGGCGCCTTCGTCCTGGGCGGGCTCATCCTACTGGGTACGGCCATCTTCCTGCTGGGCGACTTCAGCATGGAGCCGCGCTACAGTATCAGCGTCACCTTCCACGACGTGGGCAACCTGAGCAAGGACGCCCCGGTCAAACTCTCCGGCGTGGAGGTGGGCAAGGTCAAGGGCCTGGTCCTGGAGCACGGCCTGGCCAAGGCCGTCTGCCAGATCCGCAAGGGCGTGGACATCTACAAGGGCGCGCATTTCACGGTCGCCTCCACCGGCATCATCGGCTCCAAGTACCTGGCCGTCGAGCAGGGGAACCTCTCCCAAGGGCTCATCGAGGCGGGCGCCACTTTGCAGGGCGATGACCCGGTCATGCTGGAGAAAGCCATGACCAAGGCCCTGGGCAGCCTGGAGACCATGCTGGGAGAGCTCACCGCCAAGGGCCCGCGCGGCTCGCTCACCGAGAACCTGCGCGAGACGGTGGCCAACGTGCGGGAGCTGACCGCGAACCTTAACGACCTCATCGAGACCACCAAGCCCGGCCTGGAAAAGGCCATCGACCGCACCGACGCCATCACCGCCAAGCTCGACGACCTCCTGGCCAAGAGCAACACGATGATGGCCAGCCTCTCCACCGACAAGGGCGCCATCGGCGCGCTCCTGCACGACCCCCAAGTCAAGGAAGACGTCAAGATCACCATTACCTCGGTCAAGGACGCCGCCTCCACGGCCAAGGATGTGTTCGGCCGCATCACCCAGTTCCACACCTGGTGGAACCTGGACTGGCGCTACGACGCCTTGATCCGGACCTCGCATGCGGACGTGGGACTCAAGATCTCCCCGCGCCCGGGCCGCTACTACTACATCGGCGGCGCGAACCTCGCCAACGTCAACGACTCGACCCGGCGCGGCATCGACTACGCGCCGCCCAACCGCGTCGACGGGCTGCTGGGCTTCGAGGGCCAGGTCCTCGGGAAGGGGCCCTACGTGGACGTCGCGGTGGGCGCCATCCGCTCCTCCGGCGGCGCGCGCCTGACCGTCACGCCCTTCTACAGGAAGCCCGTCGGCAATGAGGATCCCTTCGGCAACCGGTTCAGCGTCATGGCTCAGGGCTATGAATTCGGCCGCAACCGCCAATACAAAGGACACCAGTTCTCGCACCCGGAGTTCGATTTCGGCCTGCTCGCCCGCCTGACCAAGTGGCTGGGCATCGGCGCCCGGGTGGAGGACGTGCAGGAGGTCCCGCGCTTCCACACCTGGGCCAACGTCATGTGGGAGGACCAGGACGTCGCCTACCTCTTCGGCTTGGCCACCTTCGGCGCCGCGACCACGAAGGGCCGGTCCAAGAGCAAGTGA
- a CDS encoding ABC transporter ATP-binding protein gives MIDARGVHKSYPGRPVLRGVDLTVQDGETLAIIGGSGCGKSTFLKCVIGLVRPDAGSIKVDGTDITKLTRESEVATYRRRFGYLFQEAALFDSLSVWENVTFGLRYLTKIPASRYREIAKDKLALVGLQDVEDMRPSELSGGMKKRVALARAIAAEPTYILYDEPTTGLDPIMSDVINDLILDLQKALKTTAIVVTHDMKSAYKVASRIAMIHEGRVMASDRPEVIKTTDDPYVRQFVDGLSQGPIKMKLKDFEPETAEAGKVGAR, from the coding sequence ATGATCGACGCCCGGGGGGTCCACAAGAGCTATCCGGGCCGGCCGGTCCTGCGCGGCGTGGACCTGACGGTCCAGGACGGCGAGACGCTGGCCATCATCGGCGGGTCCGGCTGCGGCAAAAGCACCTTCCTCAAGTGCGTCATCGGGCTGGTGCGGCCGGACGCCGGCTCCATCAAGGTCGACGGCACGGACATCACGAAGCTGACTCGTGAGTCCGAAGTGGCCACGTACCGGCGCCGCTTCGGCTACCTCTTTCAGGAGGCGGCGCTCTTCGACTCCCTATCGGTATGGGAGAACGTGACCTTCGGCCTGCGCTACCTCACCAAGATCCCGGCCTCCCGCTACCGGGAAATCGCCAAGGACAAGCTGGCTTTGGTGGGATTGCAGGACGTGGAGGACATGAGGCCCTCGGAGCTTTCCGGCGGCATGAAAAAGCGGGTGGCGCTGGCCCGGGCCATCGCGGCGGAGCCTACCTATATTTTGTATGATGAGCCCACGACGGGCCTGGACCCGATCATGTCGGACGTGATCAATGACTTGATCCTGGACCTTCAGAAGGCGCTCAAGACTACGGCCATCGTCGTCACTCACGACATGAAGTCGGCCTATAAGGTCGCCAGCCGCATCGCCATGATCCACGAAGGCCGCGTCATGGCCTCGGACCGTCCTGAGGTCATCAAGACCACCGACGACCCCTATGTCCGGCAGTTCGTAGACGGGCTCAGCCAGGGCCCCATCAAGATGAAGCTCAAGGACTTCGAGCCGGAGACGGCCGAGGCCGGCAAGGTTGGCGCGCGATGA
- a CDS encoding ABC transporter permease: MKAAFVEDFGREAMAVSESMGRFTFLVRSTAAWMLRAPIEWRQVLNQMLRIGVESLPVTTMTTFFTGMVLALQTGASSKHFFNEPLFVGTVVSFAMVMELAPVMTALVVSGRAGAAIAAELGTMKVTEQIDALYTLGTDPVRYLVIPRVMAFLMVLPILTVVADFSGCFGGWVVAYVKLGIPTSVYTSDIFDNMEIRHFMHGFLKTFVFAGIISFISCFKGITTTGGAEGVGKSTTAAVVLSMASVLIIDYFVTAILSAVGIT, encoded by the coding sequence ATGAAGGCGGCGTTCGTCGAGGATTTCGGCCGCGAGGCCATGGCCGTCTCCGAGTCGATGGGGCGCTTCACCTTCCTGGTGCGCTCCACGGCGGCCTGGATGCTGCGCGCCCCCATCGAGTGGCGGCAAGTCCTCAACCAGATGCTGCGCATCGGGGTGGAGTCCCTGCCGGTGACGACCATGACCACCTTCTTCACGGGCATGGTGCTGGCCCTGCAGACCGGAGCCTCCTCCAAGCATTTCTTCAATGAGCCCCTCTTCGTGGGCACGGTGGTCTCGTTCGCCATGGTCATGGAGCTGGCCCCGGTCATGACGGCCCTGGTGGTGTCCGGCCGCGCGGGCGCCGCCATCGCCGCCGAGTTGGGGACCATGAAGGTGACCGAGCAGATCGACGCCCTCTACACCTTGGGCACGGACCCGGTCCGCTACCTGGTCATCCCTCGGGTCATGGCCTTCCTCATGGTCCTGCCTATCCTGACGGTCGTCGCGGATTTCAGCGGGTGCTTCGGCGGCTGGGTGGTCGCCTACGTCAAGCTCGGCATACCCACCAGCGTCTACACCTCGGACATCTTCGACAACATGGAGATCCGTCACTTCATGCACGGCTTCCTGAAGACTTTCGTCTTCGCGGGCATCATCTCCTTCATCTCCTGCTTCAAGGGCATCACCACCACCGGGGGCGCCGAAGGGGTGGGCAAGTCCACCACCGCGGCCGTGGTGCTGAGCATGGCCTCGGTCCTGATCATCGACTATTTCGTCACCGCCATCCTGTCGGCCGTGGGCATCACATGA